ATGCCACTTTGGGCCATGCCGCATACAAGAATGTTTTTATTTGAAAAGTCCACTGATATTCCTCCAAAATTAAAATATGCCTGCTGTTCCCAAATAGCCTACAAGGCATAAAATTGCTGTTATTACATAGAAAAGCGTTACAATTCTGGTTTCTTCCATGCCTTTCAGCTCAAAATGATGGTGTATGGGGGCCATTCGGAAAAAGCGCTTGCCTTTTGTGGCCTTAAAATACCCCACCTGTATGATTACTGAAAGTACCTCTACAACATATATCAGCCCGATAATGGGAAGAAAAAGCGGAAGCTTTAATATAATAGCCATGGAAACTACAAAGCCGCCTAAGGCAAGGGAGCCGGTATCGCCCATAAATACCTTTGCCGGGTGGGCATTGAAAAGGAGAAAGCCTAACAAGCTTCCTGTCGCAGCTCCTGCAACGGGCAATGTTCCGCTTCCTACAGCCCATGAAACAAAAATGAAAAACGTAGATACAAGGGCCGTTACACCGGAGGCAAGGCCATCGAGACCGTCGGTTAAATTAACGGCATTTGCAGTACCTATAATAATAAAAAGGAGAAAAGGAATATAAAGCCCGCCTAAATCAAGCATTTTATCCGTAAAAGGAATATGCATTTTTTCATAATCGCCGTATTGAACGATAAAGTATATCATGGCAATGCTTACGGCAAACTGCAATATAATTTTCTGATATGCCCTGAGACCTAGATTCCTTTTTTGAACTACTTTGATATAATCATCAAGAAATCCGATGAGGCCAAATCCTAAAGTTGAAAACACCACAAGCTTTGCCTCAAAATTATCTTGCAGAAAGAAAAACGAGGATATAATAAAGGATATTATAATGATTATGCCGCCCATAGTCGGCGTTCCGGCCTTTTTAAGATGGGAATTCGGCCCATCCTCTCTGATGTTCTGCCCAAATTTTATTTTGGTTAAAAAAGGGATGAAAACAGGGCATAAAACAATATTCACACAAAAAGCGATTAAAATAGCAAGCACTGCCATATCTAAAGTATATTCCATTTTAACACCTCGTTAGTTTTTCGATGAGCTTTTCAAATTCCATTCCTCTTGAAGCCTTCACAAGGACTGTATCACCTTTAGATAATATGTCAAGGCCCTCATTCATAAAATCATCTCTTGATTCAAAATAATATAAATCTTTTTTACAGCCCTTTGCTTTCATTTCTTTTAAAGCCCCTTCATATGACGCCTTTGAAAGCGCCCCTATGAATACGGCTACATCTATATTCATGCCTATCATATCTCTTCCAAGGTCATAATGAAGCCTTTCTCCATCGTCGCCAAGCTCTTTCATGTCCCCGAGAACGGCAACCTTCCTGCCCTCTGCCATTTCAAGTATTTTTAAAACAGACATTACAGAAACAGGGTTTGCATTATATACATCATTGATAATGGTATACTTTTCAAGGCGGATAATATCCATTCTGTTTTTAGAGGGCTTGAATTTAGCAATGCCCCTGGCTATTTCTTCTGAGGAAAGACCGAATAGAAATCCTGCGGCTGCTGCCCCTAAGGCATTATCCACCATATGCTCTCCCGCAACGGGAATATACACGGGAAATTCAATATCCCCATGAACAAAAACAGCATTTATTCCATCTATTCCTTTATGCTCTATATTTTTAGCGTATACATAGGCATTTTTATCTTTTCTTGAAAAATAATAATTGCTTATTCCGCAAATATTAAGCTTTGAAAGCATATCGTCGTCCATATTCAATATGGCTCTCCCGCCTTTGGGCATAAAATCGAACACTTCGGATTTCGCCTTCAGTATTCCCTCTCTTGTACCGCCTAAATTTCCGATATGGGCAATGCCGATATTTGTTATCAGGGCAACAGAAGGCGTTGCTATCCTGCTTAAATTATGGATTTCTCCAAAGCTATTCATTCCCATTTCCAAAACAGCGATTTCGATATCTTCTTCAAACTGAAAAACCATCAATGGAAGCCCTACTTCATTATTTAAGTTTCCGTCGGTTTTTAACACCTTATATTTTTCCGATAGAACCTCAGCGGTTAAATCCTTTGTGCTGGTTTTTCCGGCACTTCCCGTTACGGCTACAATAGGTATATTAAACATTTTCCTATAATATGCCGCTAAATCCATAATGGCTTTATTGGAGTCTTCTACCAGTATATAAGGCAATTGTGTATTTATGCGTATTTCCGATAAAAGGCAGCTGGCCCTCTTTTCTATGGCCATATGCAAAAACAGATGCCCGTCAAAATTAGGCCCTTT
This is a stretch of genomic DNA from Anaeropeptidivorans aminofermentans. It encodes these proteins:
- the mraY gene encoding phospho-N-acetylmuramoyl-pentapeptide-transferase — encoded protein: MEYTLDMAVLAILIAFCVNIVLCPVFIPFLTKIKFGQNIREDGPNSHLKKAGTPTMGGIIIIISFIISSFFFLQDNFEAKLVVFSTLGFGLIGFLDDYIKVVQKRNLGLRAYQKIILQFAVSIAMIYFIVQYGDYEKMHIPFTDKMLDLGGLYIPFLLFIIIGTANAVNLTDGLDGLASGVTALVSTFFIFVSWAVGSGTLPVAGAATGSLLGFLLFNAHPAKVFMGDTGSLALGGFVVSMAIILKLPLFLPIIGLIYVVEVLSVIIQVGYFKATKGKRFFRMAPIHHHFELKGMEETRIVTLFYVITAILCLVGYLGTAGIF
- a CDS encoding UDP-N-acetylmuramoyl-tripeptide--D-alanyl-D-alanine ligase; translated protein: MKLSLKQIAEAVKGEIYNNDESLIIEGVSTDTRKSIENKLFIPIKGPNFDGHLFLHMAIEKRASCLLSEIRINTQLPYILVEDSNKAIMDLAAYYRKMFNIPIVAVTGSAGKTSTKDLTAEVLSEKYKVLKTDGNLNNEVGLPLMVFQFEEDIEIAVLEMGMNSFGEIHNLSRIATPSVALITNIGIAHIGNLGGTREGILKAKSEVFDFMPKGGRAILNMDDDMLSKLNICGISNYYFSRKDKNAYVYAKNIEHKGIDGINAVFVHGDIEFPVYIPVAGEHMVDNALGAAAAGFLFGLSSEEIARGIAKFKPSKNRMDIIRLEKYTIINDVYNANPVSVMSVLKILEMAEGRKVAVLGDMKELGDDGERLHYDLGRDMIGMNIDVAVFIGALSKASYEGALKEMKAKGCKKDLYYFESRDDFMNEGLDILSKGDTVLVKASRGMEFEKLIEKLTRC